The genomic stretch GAAAAAGCGTTACAGATCCTAAAAATAAAATATAAGGATGGTCCTATGTCAAGATTTAGTACAAATTAAAATGAGAAGTTCTGCATGTTAAGCAGCAGGCAGAGACTTAGCCCTCTCATACAGTTTTTCATATTCGTCTGGAGACAAATAATCACAATAGCTGTGTATTCTGACGGTGTTATAAAAGGCTTCAATATATTCAAAAACAAGCTTATATGCATGGTTGTAGTTATGAATACTAAACCGGTTCAACCATTCTCGTTTGATGAGAGAATGGAAAGATTCAATACAGGCATTGTCGTAAGGATAGCCAGTATGAGAATAACTTCGTTGCATATTTACAGTGGCTTCTCGCCAGGCATTAGAAACATACTGGCTACCACGGTCTGAGTGTATAATCAAAGGAAAATCGGTGTCTCGACAAGCTTTTGCTTTATTGATTGTTTCGATAACGGAACACACTTCCATAGTATCAGAAAGAGTCCAGGCAATAATCTTTCTCGCAAATAAGTCCATAACGCAGTTGAGATAGACAAATCCGTCCTGTGTCCAAATGTAAGTGATATCGGTACACCAGACAGCATTAGGGCGTTCTGGATTAAACTGTTCATCAAGAATGTTGTGAAGTTCATCACTGAAATCAGAGTCTCTGGTTGTAGTGGTCCAAGGTCTAATCCACTGAGCTTTGATACCCATTTCACGCATGTATTTACCTACTGTGCGCTGGGCAATGGTTTCCCCAGATTTGCGAAGTTCCTTGGTGATTTTAGGAGCGCCGTAATTCTGTTTTGAACTATCATAAATCTTCTGGATTTCCTTTTTGACAGCCTCTTTACGTTGCTTGGTGGAAGAGACTTTTCGGTTCAGAAAAGCATGATATCCAGAGCGAGACACGCCTAAAAATTTCAGCATTCCGGAAGTAGAGACTCGGCGTTTTGTGACTTTAGATGCCTCTACCTTGGCAGAAACTTCGGTATAGATAGCTTCTGTCAATCTTTCCCCAGAATGCCGATGGCTTTTTTTAACACATCAAGTGCATCCTGAGCGTCACGGAGCTCACGTTTGAGACGAGCGATTTCCTTTTGTTCATCTGATTCGTAGTTACCGGAACCTCTAACGGGAATGTCACCATCATGGTCACGGAACTGAGCCTCCCATTTGGCTAAGGTACTTATACCAATTCCGAGATTCTTGGCACATTCAACCTGTGTAAGATCAGGATGTTCCTTGCGATAGTTGATAGCATCCAACTTGAACTGCTTAGTGTGTTGTTTTGATTTTCTTGGCATAATGAGTTCCTCCTCTTGTTATTATACATTATTTCAAGGGATTGTCTCATTTTGTTTTGTACTAATTAGATGCTAACATCAGGACAATATGACATCTAATGACATAGCCTTGCTACTTAATGACGATTATAAGCATGTAAATAGCGTTATAAGGAAGTATATTAATCTCTTAAGAAAAAAAGGTGAAATAAGGCAGATAGGCAAAGAATTAGGAATGCTAGATTATGGTACTTTAAATGTAGGTCTTTTAGAAAAAATCATTGCAGCAGGAAATGAGAACATATTGACATACGACGAAAAAAAATATGCAAAGCGAATGGGATGGATTAAGTAAAATTATCATAGGCATATATTGAAAATGTCAAAAATGAATGATAACATTGTCGGCATGGAGGTGTTTTAAAAGTGACTGACGAAGAAATATATTTAAAAATGGAGGATTACATAAACAAGAATGGACTTAAAAAGCTACCAATTGATAAATCATTACCGTTAATAAATGATTATGCATGTAAAATTAGCAGTGAATTAGGGAGAGACCGAAAAGAAATTTTCAATTTGTATTTTGATTGGAGGTCGGATGTAATACTGGGAAAAAGGAGTAAGGAATCATAATAACGCTATACCAATAGTACGCACCAAGCTATAGTATGGTAAATATTATTTCTTTAGTTTTTTAAGACAATTAGCCTAGTGCTAAAAGGGGTGTGATTTACTTATATCTGCTGAAGGATATATAGGAAACGGGCAACAATATACATATTAACGTATTGAACCGAATGCTTATGCTAAAAGAATAACTTGGCTATAACACTTTAGGGCTGGCAGCATGTAATAGATAATATACTAAAAGGAAATTAATTATAGTTTAGCTTATAAGATATCTATATATTAGGAGAATATGTACAAAATATTAAATTATTATGCAAATATTGTATTTGTATACAATTAATGTTAAGATATGACATATTCAAAGACGTATAGTGGGGAAGTTATGAGCGAGAAGAGAAAAAGAAAGAAGAAAAAATACGAAGTAAATAGATTAAGTAAAATTATGAGATCCTTAAAAAGGAAGAATAAGAAGAACGAAAATCGTTGTGGTCAACGAAGAGAACTTGAATATTGTATTGATGTTATTAACTTTTTAAAGAAAATTAACTTTGGCAATAGTATTTTTCAAAAAAGAATAAAGGGCAATAAAGCAAACATAAAAATACCAACAATTTTTGCGTTTTCTGAAAATCCTGAAGTAGTTATTGAAAAATTTGGAGAAATATTGAGAGCTGGTACGAATTTAAATATTAATGAATTATCTTTTGACCATCTCGCATGTAAAAAGCTAGGATTGCTGCAAGTACTGTAATGGATGTTATAGTAGTAGGCATTAAAACATATAGACAGAAGATAAAAAAAGATATATCATTTAGTGGTGAATATCATGGTAAAGGTCCAATTAAGAATGTTTTGATTGCCAGCGGTATCATAAAACATCTAAACGCATACACTGATACCATAGTAGATTACAAAAATCTTATACTATTCAAAGCTCAAAGCGGTAAAAACAATAGCAGAAAATCAGATACAGTGGCAACGAAATTAAAAGAATATTTTGACAGATGTCTAGAAACGCAAGGATATATGTTGACAGAAGATGCCGGTAATTATATGGGAAAGATGTTTGGAGAGGTGATCAATAACTGTGAAATACATGGTGGTGTTAACTCTATTTGGTATACTATAGGACATTATGAAATGAAAGAAGATGGATGTGGAGAATTTCAATTAGCAATTTTCAATTTCGGTGATTCTATAAGCCAAAGAATAAGATCAAAAGAGACAACTGCCGAAATAAAGGATTTATTAAATAAAATGAATGAGATACATAAACCAAATTATGGGGCAAACTGGAATCAAGATGCTATGTATACTGTACTATCTCTTCAAGAAGGAATAAGCAGGCTTAAGGATAGGAATAATCCAGGAAATAAAAAGAGAGGTACAGGAACTATTAGATTGATGGAAAGCTTATATACGATAGGAATGTCAAAACCTGGTAAAGAACCAGATTTATCAATAACCTCAGGAAATATAAACATAAAGTTTAGTAATAAGTATAGTTTGGATAATGTTTTGTTTAATGATAATATAATGGGTAACAATTTAAGAAAGATAATAGCTTTTAATAACGATAATGACATATATAAACCTGCAGATAGTAACAATGTTAGAATTATGAAAGAGACTTTTCCAGGAACGGTTATTTCAATAAAGTTTTATCTAGATGGAAAGTATCTTCAAACCTTTGCAGAATAAAGGAGCTTGCTATGGAAATTAACGAAATAAACAAAATTAATATGCATAATCACAAGTCAGAAGGATCAAAAATATATTCAGGGCGAGATTTGGGAATTGAAGTCAGGGATTTAATTGATTTGGATTCTAAGGATAAAGATGATAACAAATATAATATGATATTTCCTGATGATACTGTATCTATTAATTCTTCATATTTTGGAGGGTTATTTGAAACTAGCATAATCAAACTTGGTAGAGAAAAATTTTTAGAAAAATATAATTTTATCTATGCTGATGGAAAAGAATTAAAAGATGCTTTACAACGGAACATTGATGAAGGAATAGATGATGCATTAAAAGAATTCTAGTGGAGTGAATGCCAATGCGAGAAAACTGGGAATATATTTCAGAAATAATACAAGCCATAATTGGTGCTGGAAACATTTTTGTTGTATGGAAGATTTTTAGGTCTGAGAATTCGGAAAGAAAAAAAGAATCAAGTGAAAAAGAAGTTGCAGATAATAATAAAAGGCTAGTTGCTAGTAAAGAATTGTGGTACTCTGAGATCGTTATAAAACGTTCAGTTGTAGCTGTAGAAGAATTTTTTGATAAAAACAATAAATTGATATCATTAACTAAGACTAAGTTAAAGGAACACAGTGAGTATAATAAAGCTATCGATGAATTTTATGATGATTTTTATCAAGTAAAACACATTTTGCTTCCTGCTACAAAAGTATTCAATGATGATTTATCTCGATCTTTAGGGAGGATAATACAAGAGTATTGTGATAATTTCACTGTCAATATCGAGAGCAGTTTTAATAAAAAGTTTATTGTTTCAAACTTAAAAAATCTCCCGGATACATATAAATACAAAATATTACAACAGCTTTATCAATATGATGTTAAAGCAGATGTATGCAATTAATCACTACCAGTTTTTTAAGTTATTTTGATTTCTGATGTTGTAATTATATAATCCCTCAGAACATTGGTCTGAGGGATTTTTGTGGTTATATTTTTGATAAATAATAATTTCAGTATATTATATATGTTATTCCTGCATAACTTCTCTAAATTTACACCTAAAGAATAAGCAATTTTTATTGATGTTGAAACCCTGTTGTCATTCCACTTTTCTAAATCTTCAATTGTACGTATGGGTACGGCACTTAACCAGGATACTTCCGGCACTGACAGTTTCTTATATTTTCCAAGCAACATTAGTATAGAATTACAGATTGAATATATACAAGCATATACTAACGGTCTGTAACTATTGCAAAATTATTAAAAATGAAAAAAGTGTATTTGATTACATTATTTTCATTTTATGAATAAATCCAATGTGAATTTTAGGTAGGGGAGATTTCTTTCTGCCTGATTATCTGAGGATATGATTAAACTGCAAATAATATAGTTGATCCATATTGTGAAAATAAAAATACAGTTAATAATATGCAGAGTCTAATCTTGCCGATTATAGAAAATTGGTGTATAATAGTGGAAAAAATAGGGCATGGAGTATATTAAATGGAAGAAAGAAAAATAAAGCTATTATTAGATACTTGTTATGAAAAAGCTCTACAAGGACTACCAACTAGTTAAGTCTGTTTATGATTTATCAGATCAATATTTAACAAAATATCGTGATCCATATATAGCAGCTGATAAGTTGAAAATTAATCAAATAGCTAAGTGTGGTACATCAGGTTTTATTACTGGACTGGGAGGTGTGATAACATTGCCTATTGCAATACCTGCCAATATATCAAGTGTTATATATATACAATTAAGAATGATTGCATGCATCGCTTATATTGGTGGATACGACCCTTCGGATGATGAGGTACAAACTTTGGCATATGTATGCTTAACCGGGAGTGCAGCAGCTGACATACTAAAAAAAGCTGGTATAAATATAAGTGAAAAAATTACCGTTAATATGATTAAAAAAATACCTGGAGCGGTACTTACAAAAATTAATCAAAAAGTTGGATTTCGATTTCTAACAAAGTTTGGAGAAAAAGGAGTAATTAATTTTGTAAAATTAGTACCTTTAGTTGGAGGGGTAATTGGTGGGGGTGTAGATATAGCTAGAACCAAAGTAATTGCGGATAAAGCTATTAAAATATTTATAGAAGGTAAAATACAGTAATATGAATAATTTAAAGGCAATGAACTAAAGATCACTACTAGTGAAAAAGGGGAGAAAAAGAATGAGGTTAACAAGATTAATAGGGAAATTTATTGTTAAGGCAAGTGAATTTTGGGTGTTCTTAACTTTAACTTTTATAGATATTGTTTTATTTTTTCTAAAGCAAAATTACAAGTATGAGTTAATTTTACCTTCAGGACTACTAGATAAAACGTTTTATATAATTGACCATATAGGTGAAGTTGGATTAAATATATTCTTAACAGTTTTATTTATGGTATTAACAATAAGTCTAATACTTGCTGCAGTTTATAGTATATCAAAGTATATACATAGTGAAGGCAGTAGCGAACATATATTTAAGGTAATTACTAAATTTGTACTAATATTCGCAGTGTTCTTTAGTGATATTATTTGGTAGGAGTAAATAAATTATTCTATTCACTTAGCAACTGATAAAACCACCGGCATATTGTCGGTGGTTTTATTATATAGATTTTTATTGAAAGTCATATATTATTTTTTCCAATTGTCATATGCATCTTTTATCTCGGCATATAATTCGGGCATGTCCTCTTCATCAACCTCGTGCAGCATATCAATTATGACTTTCTTCATTTCGTCAAATGATAATTTGTCGAATTCTTCATTTGATGGAAAATTCATAAAATAACCTCCTTAGATTCAATATAAAATTAGTATGATTTACAAAGGATATTTTGTCAATCCTTGTTACATATAAACCGTTAATTACATTAATATTAAAAGAATAAAATCGAAGGGGAAAGAGCATATCATATCACAATTTTCTTGTCCTTTTTCTTGTCAATTTACCCATTTTAGGCTTGTGAGAAATACTAGAACATATAACCAGTAAACGAATAGAAGCATTGATTTTACTGTGATTTATAGTAAATAGTAATGATTAATATACATAGTATTTCGCCTTGCCAAGGCGAGGGTCGCGGGTTCGAATCCCGTCTCGCGCTTAATTGAAAAGTATCGCTAATCCTTATAAAACAAGGGTTAGCGATTTTTTTGCTTAAAAACATGTGTGCAGGTGTGTGCAATATCCTTTTATGTACTCAAAAGTTCATAAAGCCTTGTTGGATTCGAAATTACTCCATCGTAGGCTATAATTACTTTGTTAGGTGTATTAAATCAATTTACATTTGTATTTTGAATATGTGTGATACGCCGTACTAAAGTTTGTGGCAGTTAGTGCTTTGTCGTATTCTGTAAATATACTTTTAAGTTCGTCGAATTTCACATCTATATACGCCTTCCTACCAGATGAGATGTAAAATACAATAAAAGTGCAGGTGCTGCATTTGACTTTACGTATCAATAAAAGTATAATTAAGGAAATTTGAATAATTACATAATGGAATTGATTATCAAAGCGAAGAAATAACGGTTTGTAATAGTGCGAGTTTAGAAAGGGTCATAACTTCTGGCCTTGTAACCAGTATATTCTGCCTGTTATGGATAAAGTTGAAGCTTGTGATGGATCTTGTTTAACAAAGGGAGGTTATAATGAATAGCAAAACATGGTTTCATAAAATTTTAAAAGTAAATTTATCCTTTTTAATTGTAGTAGTATTAAGTTTACTAACTATTTATTGTAAAAATGTTAGCGCTGAAACTAGTATAGATTACTGGGATAAAAATGCAAATAAAATAGTAACTACTACGGAAAGTAAATTTTTGCAAAAGTATGGAGTAAACAATAAAAAACCCTTTTATAAAGGTTATGATGATGAAGGCAAATTAGCCGTCGAATTATATTTTGATGAAAAAACAAAAAAAGGGTGTGGGATTTCATATTACTACAGCAATCCATTTGGATTTGAAATAGATTCCTATAATACTCAAAAAGGATTTTCTTATGATAAATATTCACTTATGCCAATTAGAAATGATATAAAGTTTAACCCCTACACGGAAGAAATTTCAAACTATAAAGAAGAAAAAACCTACAAGTTTATTAATAAAAAGCAGAGACTTATAAATTATACATCAAAAGGTATATTTAGTGGTAACGAAACAGAAAAATTAGTAGTAATGGATTTTAGTTATGATAAAAATGGAAAATTAACTTCTAAACGTATTACTGTTAATTCTTTCATAGCGGGAAGTTATAGGAGTTCATCAGCTATCTATTATGATAAATCAGAGCGGCCATATTATAGCAACTCATATACAACGCATGGTAGCCTTCTTGATTTTTACATATATAACGGAAATAGTAAAATTCCTAGTTATATACTTACTCTTGATGATAATCTTGGGGTGATAAATCCTGAATTAACTAAAATAACCAAATAGTAATAAAATTTACCGGAATTGAAAAGGAACGATTAACATAATGTCTGAAGATGAAATATTAGAATTAATTGAAAGAATATCCCCCCATGCAAAGGAATATGTAGCCAATTCCATAAAAAATGTAGAAGTGTTATATTCTTTAAATTCATTAGATAATAAAGGTGTATTCATAAAAGTTGACAATGAAGATTGTTGTATTTTTTATACTTATTTTCTTAATGAAGATAATATAGAAGATGTTTTAGAATTAATAAAGCTAAAAGCAAATGAATACATTTCTGAAAATATAACAAAAGAGGTATGCTTTAATACATGGGGGAATAATTCCAAGATAATTAAATTAGTAAGAAATTTAGGTTTTAAATCAGATATGGAAGGATACCACCTTGAATATCAGGATGAAAACTTACCACAATTAACTAATTGCAATTTAGTAGAAAGAAATTTTGATAATAGCAAATTAAAGGAATTTATTGATTTATTTGATACTGCATATTATCAGATGAACCTCGATAA from Anaerocolumna sp. AGMB13020 encodes the following:
- a CDS encoding IS3 family transposase → MTEAIYTEVSAKVEASKVTKRRVSTSGMLKFLGVSRSGYHAFLNRKVSSTKQRKEAVKKEIQKIYDSSKQNYGAPKITKELRKSGETIAQRTVGKYMREMGIKAQWIRPWTTTTRDSDFSDELHNILDEQFNPERPNAVWCTDITYIWTQDGFVYLNCVMDLFARKIIAWTLSDTMEVCSVIETINKAKACRDTDFPLIIHSDRGSQYVSNAWREATVNMQRSYSHTGYPYDNACIESFHSLIKREWLNRFSIHNYNHAYKLVFEYIEAFYNTVRIHSYCDYLSPDEYEKLYERAKSLPAA
- a CDS encoding transposase; the protein is MPRKSKQHTKQFKLDAINYRKEHPDLTQVECAKNLGIGISTLAKWEAQFRDHDGDIPVRGSGNYESDEQKEIARLKRELRDAQDALDVLKKAIGILGKD
- a CDS encoding EcsC family protein, yielding MKKLYKDYQLVKSVYDLSDQYLTKYRDPYIAADKLKINQIAKCGTSGFITGLGGVITLPIAIPANISSVIYIQLRMIACIAYIGGYDPSDDEVQTLAYVCLTGSAAADILKKAGINISEKITVNMIKKIPGAVLTKINQKVGFRFLTKFGEKGVINFVKLVPLVGGVIGGGVDIARTKVIADKAIKIFIEGKIQ
- a CDS encoding GNAT family N-acetyltransferase, which produces MSEDEILELIERISPHAKEYVANSIKNVEVLYSLNSLDNKGVFIKVDNEDCCIFYTYFLNEDNIEDVLELIKLKANEYISENITKEVCFNTWGNNSKIIKLVRNLGFKSDMEGYHLEYQDENLPQLTNCNLVERNFDNSKLKEFIDLFDTAYYQMNLDNGWQINSYALNEKQFQQKLDTLNKHNQICSFWLSGELVGAYIIQENYITDLVVRPRYQNHGYGTYILAHCIRTMSSNKSMDKIRLRIAKSNSGAKKLYERNGFAEIASFAEHTYVC